The following coding sequences lie in one Portunus trituberculatus isolate SZX2019 chromosome 12, ASM1759143v1, whole genome shotgun sequence genomic window:
- the LOC123502639 gene encoding salivary glue protein Sgs-3-like has protein sequence MVNVAAVTCGAFSVDLQGAARADWARRTCELVVVSSKETLFDDNPFYRCYVYYNKTISASVTTITSRATKTPRFTTTTTRSPNLNTTLRHNTTAARPTTATTTTSNNTTVTTTTTSNNTTAARPTTVTTSTTSNNTSAGRPTTVTTTTTSNNTAATRRTIVTTTSLTTVRTVTPRYNTNISANMNHNYF, from the exons ATGGTGAATGTTGCAGCTGTGACGTGTGGCGCCTTCAGTGTGGATCTGCAGGGGGCGGCGCGCGCGGACTGGGCCAGGAGGACGTGTgagttggtggtggtcagtTCAAAGGAAACCCTCTTCGATGATAATCCCTTCTACCGTTGTTACGTGTACTACA ACAAAACTATCTCCGCTAGCGTCACCACCATAACGTCCCGCGCCACCAAGACACCGCgctttactaccactactactcgaTCTCCCAATCTCAACACTACACTCCGCCACAACACCACTGCAGCCCGCCCCACCACTGCCACGACTACaaccagcaacaacaccactgtcacaactactacaaccagcaacaacaccacTGCAGCCCGCCCCACTACTGTCACAACAAGTACAACCAGCAACAACACCTCTGCAGGCCGCCCCACCACTGTCACGACTACTACAACAAGCAACAacaccgctgcaacccgccgCACCATTGTCACAACCACTTCTCTCACCACTGTCAGAACGGTTACACCCCGCTACAACACCAATATTAGCGCCAATATGAACCATAACTACTTTTGA
- the LOC123502686 gene encoding uncharacterized protein LOC123502686 isoform X3 — protein MMFSEDVPGCCESLTQDEDYDYADGCHPEEADTCFKDVNDNLLCNLGKPIPNKNCTGRNAYDLCESMSDALDCCEDIMDTCEESDGLDVFQVWFTGLDSVYSYLCMGDDDLALITDLLEGSNCFRLKKFITCVEDRANLTHVADLLTTRLDLHECNMIQVSVAACIEDAEKNKRTCRGRADAVKEALIVFFSSTACGLLPQLSLTPLPVSCIPPTTDTSAVGLDNATTTNNKTGSKVSNDTENSSTKVTRIPNQASTSRDTNTSTTNIPAVCQTTQDLGKRGTPTASTIVVTVLVTLVLVGLAGLVLVKRGVLTIRTDFDRRLAGLNDGDSSSGYDRF, from the exons acGTGCCAGGGTGCTGCGAGAGCTTGACTCAGGACGAAGACTACGATTACGCGGACGGCTGCCACCCCGAAGAAGCTGACACGTGTTTCAAGGACGTGAATGATAACCTCTTGTGCAATCTGGGCAAGCCTATCCCAAACAAGAACTGCACTGGTAGAAATGCTTACGATCTTTGCGA GAGCATGAGTGACGCCCTGGACTGCTGCGAGGACATCATGGACACGTGCGAGGAGTCTGACGGGCTGGACGTCTTCCAAGTATGGTTCACGGGACTAGACAGCGTGTACTCCTACTTATGTATGGGAGACGACGATCTGGCCCTTATTACTG ATCTCCTGGAAGGATCAAACTGTTTTCGCCTTAAGAAATTCATCACGTGTGTGGAAGATCGAGCCAACCTGACCCACGTGGCGGACCTCCTCACCACTCGCCTTGATCTCCACGAGTGCAA CATGATACAGGTGTCGGTGGCTGCCTGCATTGAAGACGccgagaaaaacaagaggacgtGCCGCGGTAGAGCCGATGCAGTGAAGGAAGCTCTCATAGTATTCTTTAGCAGTACAGCTTGCGGTCTCCTACCCCAGCTGAGCCTTACGCCCTTACCTGTCTCTTGCATCCCCCCTACG ACGGACACCAGCGCTGTGGGACTGgacaacgccaccaccaccaacaacaaaacggGTAGTAAAGTCAGCAATGACACTGAAAACAGTAGCACCAAAGTCACCAGGATCCCTAACCAAGCCAGCACCAGTAGAGACACGAACACCAGCACCACAAATATCCCTGCAGTGTGCCAAACCACTCAAGATCTGGGTAAGAGAGGCACTCCTACGGCCTCAACAATTGTGGTGACGGTGCTGGTGACCCTGGTGCTGGTGGGCCTCGCGGGATTGGTGTTGGTGAAGAGGGGTGTGCTCACCATCAGAACTGACTTTGACCGTCGCCTAGCGGGTCTCAATGACGGGGACTCCAGCAGTGGCTACGACAGGTTTTAA
- the LOC123502686 gene encoding uncharacterized protein LOC123502686 isoform X1 — protein sequence MRCGDTRRGEEQVKAVMKISGGQPASHFSASHILLVINVPGCCESLTQDEDYDYADGCHPEEADTCFKDVNDNLLCNLGKPIPNKNCTGRNAYDLCESMSDALDCCEDIMDTCEESDGLDVFQVWFTGLDSVYSYLCMGDDDLALITDLLEGSNCFRLKKFITCVEDRANLTHVADLLTTRLDLHECNMIQVSVAACIEDAEKNKRTCRGRADAVKEALIVFFSSTACGLLPQLSLTPLPVSCIPPTTDTSAVGLDNATTTNNKTGSKVSNDTENSSTKVTRIPNQASTSRDTNTSTTNIPAVCQTTQDLGKRGTPTASTIVVTVLVTLVLVGLAGLVLVKRGVLTIRTDFDRRLAGLNDGDSSSGYDRF from the exons acGTGCCAGGGTGCTGCGAGAGCTTGACTCAGGACGAAGACTACGATTACGCGGACGGCTGCCACCCCGAAGAAGCTGACACGTGTTTCAAGGACGTGAATGATAACCTCTTGTGCAATCTGGGCAAGCCTATCCCAAACAAGAACTGCACTGGTAGAAATGCTTACGATCTTTGCGA GAGCATGAGTGACGCCCTGGACTGCTGCGAGGACATCATGGACACGTGCGAGGAGTCTGACGGGCTGGACGTCTTCCAAGTATGGTTCACGGGACTAGACAGCGTGTACTCCTACTTATGTATGGGAGACGACGATCTGGCCCTTATTACTG ATCTCCTGGAAGGATCAAACTGTTTTCGCCTTAAGAAATTCATCACGTGTGTGGAAGATCGAGCCAACCTGACCCACGTGGCGGACCTCCTCACCACTCGCCTTGATCTCCACGAGTGCAA CATGATACAGGTGTCGGTGGCTGCCTGCATTGAAGACGccgagaaaaacaagaggacgtGCCGCGGTAGAGCCGATGCAGTGAAGGAAGCTCTCATAGTATTCTTTAGCAGTACAGCTTGCGGTCTCCTACCCCAGCTGAGCCTTACGCCCTTACCTGTCTCTTGCATCCCCCCTACG ACGGACACCAGCGCTGTGGGACTGgacaacgccaccaccaccaacaacaaaacggGTAGTAAAGTCAGCAATGACACTGAAAACAGTAGCACCAAAGTCACCAGGATCCCTAACCAAGCCAGCACCAGTAGAGACACGAACACCAGCACCACAAATATCCCTGCAGTGTGCCAAACCACTCAAGATCTGGGTAAGAGAGGCACTCCTACGGCCTCAACAATTGTGGTGACGGTGCTGGTGACCCTGGTGCTGGTGGGCCTCGCGGGATTGGTGTTGGTGAAGAGGGGTGTGCTCACCATCAGAACTGACTTTGACCGTCGCCTAGCGGGTCTCAATGACGGGGACTCCAGCAGTGGCTACGACAGGTTTTAA
- the LOC123502686 gene encoding uncharacterized protein LOC123502686 isoform X4, which yields MNVPGCCESLTQDEDYDYADGCHPEEADTCFKDVNDNLLCNLGKPIPNKNCTGRNAYDLCESMSDALDCCEDIMDTCEESDGLDVFQVWFTGLDSVYSYLCMGDDDLALITDLLEGSNCFRLKKFITCVEDRANLTHVADLLTTRLDLHECNMIQVSVAACIEDAEKNKRTCRGRADAVKEALIVFFSSTACGLLPQLSLTPLPVSCIPPTTDTSAVGLDNATTTNNKTGSKVSNDTENSSTKVTRIPNQASTSRDTNTSTTNIPAVCQTTQDLGKRGTPTASTIVVTVLVTLVLVGLAGLVLVKRGVLTIRTDFDRRLAGLNDGDSSSGYDRF from the exons acGTGCCAGGGTGCTGCGAGAGCTTGACTCAGGACGAAGACTACGATTACGCGGACGGCTGCCACCCCGAAGAAGCTGACACGTGTTTCAAGGACGTGAATGATAACCTCTTGTGCAATCTGGGCAAGCCTATCCCAAACAAGAACTGCACTGGTAGAAATGCTTACGATCTTTGCGA GAGCATGAGTGACGCCCTGGACTGCTGCGAGGACATCATGGACACGTGCGAGGAGTCTGACGGGCTGGACGTCTTCCAAGTATGGTTCACGGGACTAGACAGCGTGTACTCCTACTTATGTATGGGAGACGACGATCTGGCCCTTATTACTG ATCTCCTGGAAGGATCAAACTGTTTTCGCCTTAAGAAATTCATCACGTGTGTGGAAGATCGAGCCAACCTGACCCACGTGGCGGACCTCCTCACCACTCGCCTTGATCTCCACGAGTGCAA CATGATACAGGTGTCGGTGGCTGCCTGCATTGAAGACGccgagaaaaacaagaggacgtGCCGCGGTAGAGCCGATGCAGTGAAGGAAGCTCTCATAGTATTCTTTAGCAGTACAGCTTGCGGTCTCCTACCCCAGCTGAGCCTTACGCCCTTACCTGTCTCTTGCATCCCCCCTACG ACGGACACCAGCGCTGTGGGACTGgacaacgccaccaccaccaacaacaaaacggGTAGTAAAGTCAGCAATGACACTGAAAACAGTAGCACCAAAGTCACCAGGATCCCTAACCAAGCCAGCACCAGTAGAGACACGAACACCAGCACCACAAATATCCCTGCAGTGTGCCAAACCACTCAAGATCTGGGTAAGAGAGGCACTCCTACGGCCTCAACAATTGTGGTGACGGTGCTGGTGACCCTGGTGCTGGTGGGCCTCGCGGGATTGGTGTTGGTGAAGAGGGGTGTGCTCACCATCAGAACTGACTTTGACCGTCGCCTAGCGGGTCTCAATGACGGGGACTCCAGCAGTGGCTACGACAGGTTTTAA
- the LOC123502686 gene encoding uncharacterized protein LOC123502686 isoform X2 has translation MPRGAPTMVPPVVVLVVLLSLLGANVPGCCESLTQDEDYDYADGCHPEEADTCFKDVNDNLLCNLGKPIPNKNCTGRNAYDLCESMSDALDCCEDIMDTCEESDGLDVFQVWFTGLDSVYSYLCMGDDDLALITDLLEGSNCFRLKKFITCVEDRANLTHVADLLTTRLDLHECNMIQVSVAACIEDAEKNKRTCRGRADAVKEALIVFFSSTACGLLPQLSLTPLPVSCIPPTTDTSAVGLDNATTTNNKTGSKVSNDTENSSTKVTRIPNQASTSRDTNTSTTNIPAVCQTTQDLGKRGTPTASTIVVTVLVTLVLVGLAGLVLVKRGVLTIRTDFDRRLAGLNDGDSSSGYDRF, from the exons acGTGCCAGGGTGCTGCGAGAGCTTGACTCAGGACGAAGACTACGATTACGCGGACGGCTGCCACCCCGAAGAAGCTGACACGTGTTTCAAGGACGTGAATGATAACCTCTTGTGCAATCTGGGCAAGCCTATCCCAAACAAGAACTGCACTGGTAGAAATGCTTACGATCTTTGCGA GAGCATGAGTGACGCCCTGGACTGCTGCGAGGACATCATGGACACGTGCGAGGAGTCTGACGGGCTGGACGTCTTCCAAGTATGGTTCACGGGACTAGACAGCGTGTACTCCTACTTATGTATGGGAGACGACGATCTGGCCCTTATTACTG ATCTCCTGGAAGGATCAAACTGTTTTCGCCTTAAGAAATTCATCACGTGTGTGGAAGATCGAGCCAACCTGACCCACGTGGCGGACCTCCTCACCACTCGCCTTGATCTCCACGAGTGCAA CATGATACAGGTGTCGGTGGCTGCCTGCATTGAAGACGccgagaaaaacaagaggacgtGCCGCGGTAGAGCCGATGCAGTGAAGGAAGCTCTCATAGTATTCTTTAGCAGTACAGCTTGCGGTCTCCTACCCCAGCTGAGCCTTACGCCCTTACCTGTCTCTTGCATCCCCCCTACG ACGGACACCAGCGCTGTGGGACTGgacaacgccaccaccaccaacaacaaaacggGTAGTAAAGTCAGCAATGACACTGAAAACAGTAGCACCAAAGTCACCAGGATCCCTAACCAAGCCAGCACCAGTAGAGACACGAACACCAGCACCACAAATATCCCTGCAGTGTGCCAAACCACTCAAGATCTGGGTAAGAGAGGCACTCCTACGGCCTCAACAATTGTGGTGACGGTGCTGGTGACCCTGGTGCTGGTGGGCCTCGCGGGATTGGTGTTGGTGAAGAGGGGTGTGCTCACCATCAGAACTGACTTTGACCGTCGCCTAGCGGGTCTCAATGACGGGGACTCCAGCAGTGGCTACGACAGGTTTTAA